A part of Synechococcus sp. KORDI-49 genomic DNA contains:
- a CDS encoding leucine-rich repeat domain-containing protein: MLAKINFISAGSVSFNYALNGDELTVEEGSTAIPEFAFRQNNLFLTVVLPTTLETIGRFAFDETSLTEVSLPDSLITIEQGAFRQSDLTELVVPDSVVSIGASAFDNTDLVAVRLPESLTSIGDYAFYNTPLTQVIIPESVQTLGRGAFAATNIESVVVPASFAGNLPTNAFNPGTEITLSAEAPAEEVREEPTAEAPAEEVREEPTAEAPAEEVREEPTAEAPAEEVREEPTAEAPAEEVREEPTIEPSASKSPGSPSNAASSSNTASSSSSAPSVRSALESLGAVNQVVDSIQRVVDKVIQVGDSVKLSSSDAEIIVPEKFSDLISIDHSLANKIALNAPSFVKNLDVEMQVPGLQLDAKKMAKSDIVFASGLNAELVSEVRKMKKVSISMFKGDDVVRFVDGAIMKSSVSTGQGDDQVILGQDVTVGKNSKFRLGEGSDQVDIQGEVKKMKIDLGDDRNADVVSLEAEDLISKKLKISNFNRDDRLIVDGDVFGYSDLRDNDFDRIKIGFAASSGIGKVIDSLGISELSDIL, translated from the coding sequence TTGCTGGCTAAAATCAATTTTATTTCGGCCGGTTCAGTGAGTTTTAATTACGCACTCAATGGTGATGAGCTGACTGTTGAAGAAGGGTCGACAGCGATTCCCGAGTTCGCATTCCGTCAGAACAATCTCTTCCTGACGGTGGTTCTGCCGACCACGCTTGAGACGATCGGTCGTTTTGCCTTCGACGAAACGAGCTTGACGGAAGTCAGTCTTCCTGATTCGCTGATCACCATTGAGCAGGGTGCCTTTCGTCAGTCTGACCTGACAGAGCTGGTTGTACCGGATTCCGTCGTATCGATTGGTGCTTCCGCGTTTGACAATACTGATCTGGTCGCCGTCCGATTGCCAGAATCGTTGACGTCGATTGGCGACTATGCCTTTTATAACACTCCTCTGACGCAAGTCATCATTCCCGAGTCTGTTCAAACTTTGGGGCGTGGGGCATTTGCTGCGACCAATATTGAGTCTGTTGTTGTTCCAGCTTCCTTCGCGGGAAATTTGCCGACCAATGCCTTCAACCCTGGCACTGAAATCACGTTATCGGCGGAAGCTCCCGCGGAGGAGGTGAGAGAAGAGCCGACAGCGGAAGCTCCTGCGGAGGAGGTGAGAGAAGAGCCGACAGCGGAAGCTCCTGCGGAGGAGGTGAGAGAAGAGCCGACAGCGGAAGCTCCTGCGGAGGAGGTGAGAGAAGAGCCGACAGCGGAAGCTCCTGCGGAGGAGGTGAGAGAAGAGCCGACGATTGAACCATCCGCATCCAAGTCTCCAGGATCCCCATCGAACGCTGCTTCTTCATCGAACACTGCTTCTTCGAGTTCATCAGCACCTTCGGTCAGAAGTGCTTTGGAGAGCCTTGGAGCTGTGAATCAGGTGGTTGACTCAATACAACGCGTGGTTGACAAGGTGATTCAAGTCGGCGACTCCGTGAAGCTTTCCAGCTCAGATGCAGAGATCATCGTCCCTGAGAAATTCTCCGATCTGATTTCCATTGATCATTCGTTGGCCAACAAAATTGCATTGAATGCGCCGTCATTTGTCAAGAACCTTGACGTTGAGATGCAGGTCCCTGGCTTGCAGTTGGATGCAAAAAAGATGGCCAAGTCAGATATCGTCTTTGCCTCAGGGCTTAATGCAGAGTTGGTCAGTGAAGTGCGCAAGATGAAGAAGGTATCGATTTCAATGTTTAAGGGGGATGATGTTGTTCGCTTTGTGGATGGGGCAATTATGAAATCTTCTGTGTCGACTGGCCAGGGAGATGACCAGGTCATCCTGGGGCAAGATGTCACGGTCGGCAAAAACTCTAAGTTCAGGCTGGGGGAGGGAAGTGATCAAGTAGATATCCAGGGCGAGGTTAAAAAAATGAAAATCGATTTAGGCGATGATAGAAATGCTGACGTCGTCAGTTTGGAGGCAGAGGATTTGATTTCCAAGAAGCTAAAAATTTCCAATTTCAATCGTGATGATCGGTTGATTGTTGATGGTGATGTCTTTGGGTATTCGGATCTGCGTGATAATGATTTCGATCGAATCAAGATCGGTTTTGCTGCGTCGTCGGGCATTGGTAAAGTGATTGATTCTCTGGGGATCAGTGAATTGTCGGATATTTTGTGA